A stretch of bacterium DNA encodes these proteins:
- the malQ gene encoding 4-alpha-glucanotransferase, whose amino-acid sequence MNTRRSGVLLHPLSLPGPAGCGDLGSTTEKFLDFLASAGQSLWQMLPLGPTGYADSPYQCLSSMAGNPLLVSLECLREAGLLSEGESREPALGRQNIAYEQVRPFRLACLNRACHNLQRQARHPWRDEFEDFFTREGWWLHDYALFMALRDLHNGAGWSSWPAEHARRRPEAMQRLNQDCQEQILEHKFHQFLFFRELERVRRLARERGILLVGDMPIFVAFDSADVWAWRHYFRVDELGKPVVVAGVPPDYFSATGQRWGNPLYNWDTMRMDQWWWWRSRFHMQMRQSDVIRVDHFRGFEACWEIPGDLPTAEHGRWVQVPGRELFAALKTHLPHLQLIAEDLGLITPEVEALRRDLGLPGMKVLQFAFFTDARDPFLPHNYEKACVAYTGTHDNNTLVGFFQREANEAQQAWMRRYLGLATDEELVAKSLEALWRSSADWVVAPMQDLLELDAEARMNLPGTTGGNWVWRMPGRWPQVSLARGLKDLGERFGRNQTAPGSR is encoded by the coding sequence ATGAATACACGCCGTTCCGGAGTCCTGCTCCACCCCCTCTCCCTGCCCGGCCCCGCCGGCTGCGGCGATCTGGGCAGCACCACCGAGAAATTCCTTGACTTCCTGGCCAGTGCCGGACAAAGCTTGTGGCAGATGTTGCCGCTGGGTCCCACCGGCTACGCCGATTCGCCCTATCAGTGCCTCTCCTCCATGGCGGGCAATCCGCTCCTGGTCAGCCTGGAGTGCCTGCGCGAAGCTGGCCTGCTCAGCGAGGGCGAGAGCAGGGAGCCGGCCCTGGGGCGGCAGAACATCGCCTACGAGCAGGTGCGACCATTCCGCCTGGCCTGCCTGAACAGGGCCTGCCACAACCTGCAGCGGCAGGCTCGCCATCCCTGGCGGGACGAATTCGAGGACTTCTTCACGCGCGAGGGCTGGTGGCTGCACGACTACGCCCTCTTCATGGCCCTGCGCGACCTGCACAACGGGGCCGGCTGGAGCAGCTGGCCGGCCGAGCACGCCCGCCGCAGGCCGGAGGCCATGCAGCGGCTCAACCAGGACTGCCAGGAGCAGATCCTGGAGCACAAATTCCACCAGTTCCTCTTCTTCCGCGAGTTGGAGAGAGTGCGGCGCCTGGCCCGGGAGCGGGGCATCCTGCTGGTGGGGGACATGCCCATCTTCGTGGCTTTCGACAGCGCCGACGTCTGGGCCTGGCGGCACTATTTCCGCGTGGACGAGCTGGGCAAACCCGTGGTGGTGGCCGGCGTGCCGCCTGATTACTTCAGCGCCACGGGGCAGCGCTGGGGCAATCCGCTTTACAACTGGGACACGATGCGCATGGACCAATGGTGGTGGTGGCGCAGCCGCTTCCACATGCAGATGCGCCAGAGCGACGTCATCCGCGTGGACCACTTCCGCGGCTTCGAGGCTTGCTGGGAGATCCCGGGCGACTTGCCCACGGCCGAACACGGCCGCTGGGTGCAGGTGCCGGGGCGGGAACTCTTCGCGGCATTGAAGACGCACTTGCCCCACCTCCAGCTCATCGCCGAGGACCTGGGCCTCATCACGCCGGAAGTGGAGGCCCTGCGCCGGGACCTGGGCCTGCCCGGCATGAAGGTCCTGCAGTTCGCCTTCTTCACCGACGCACGCGATCCCTTCCTGCCCCACAACTACGAGAAGGCGTGCGTGGCCTACACGGGCACCCACGACAACAACACCCTGGTCGGCTTCTTCCAGCGGGAGGCCAATGAGGCCCAGCAGGCCTGGATGCGCCGCTACCTGGGGCTGGCCACGGATGAGGAGTTGGTGGCGAAGTCCCTCGAAGCCCTCTGGCGCAGCAGCGCGGACTGGGTGGTGGCACCCATGCAGGACCTGTTGGAACTGGACGCCGAGGCCCGCATGAACCTGCCCGGCACCACGGGCGGCAACTGGGTCTGGCGCATGCCCGGCCGCTGGCCGCAGGTCAGCCTGGCCCGCGGGCTGAAGGATCTGGGAGAGCGCTTCGGGCGCAACCAGACCGCGCCCGGCAGCCGTTAG
- a CDS encoding sigma 54-interacting transcriptional regulator — MSQRKNISRLSSVAALRERRFQDALDAFPRDLERLPDPGDRLQLRLLWGNALLRSGRNRQARDHYFDLYRDVRQHRHRPEWRAIGFKALMNAGLATKNLGETGTALQFYRAVLASEVLTRPQEEMQIRNLLGSLCTRCGELGEAESQLAQALELARAGGESTLEADIELNLGVLRHVLGDPVAATGHIERSRELAGPDPERQLRVELNVGTLMVDANLPDKAWVFFDKAQDLARRHRLDRYLPLILANLARIRQGDGMPGEARLLAGEALEIGRRLEQQDDWVREACQEILQTQEEQAKDDFGLVEALITQHGIVAVSAIMRRILHDVQALAASDLPVLVLGETGTGKELVARALHNAGPRRAAPFVPVNCPAIPETLFESTLFGHVRGAFTGADQDRKGLVELAGEGSIFLDEIGDLPLSIQPKLLRFLESGEYQRMGSGQVHYSNARIISATNRDLGELTAQRQFRDDLIMRISAFRVELPALRDRREDVYFIASSMLERLNRQHGTDKCLSTDAMQALNEHAFPGNVRELRNAVTRGYQTARREIEAEDLGLPAPRTKATPAQQGSGCQEAWLTDLLGRIRGDSTLNLEEALQGLEKRLILHALECRAGNRDRAAEDLGLSARALKYKIAKHGIHSRKLRLGDGPAGLEQETSP, encoded by the coding sequence GTGAGTCAACGGAAGAACATATCCCGGTTGTCCTCCGTGGCGGCCTTGCGTGAACGTCGTTTCCAGGATGCCCTGGACGCCTTCCCGCGGGACCTGGAGCGCCTGCCGGATCCGGGCGACCGGCTGCAGCTGCGCCTCCTGTGGGGGAACGCCCTGCTGCGCAGCGGTCGCAACCGGCAGGCCCGCGACCACTACTTCGACCTGTACCGCGACGTGCGCCAGCATCGGCATCGGCCCGAGTGGCGGGCGATCGGCTTCAAGGCCCTCATGAACGCAGGCTTGGCGACGAAGAACCTGGGGGAGACGGGCACGGCCCTGCAGTTCTATCGGGCCGTCCTCGCCAGCGAAGTCCTCACCCGGCCCCAGGAGGAGATGCAGATCCGCAACCTGCTGGGTTCGCTCTGCACACGCTGCGGCGAGCTGGGAGAGGCGGAGAGCCAGCTGGCCCAGGCCCTGGAGCTGGCCCGCGCCGGGGGCGAGAGCACGCTCGAGGCGGACATCGAGCTGAACCTGGGCGTGCTCCGGCACGTGCTGGGTGATCCCGTGGCCGCCACGGGCCACATCGAACGGTCGCGGGAGCTGGCCGGCCCGGATCCCGAGCGGCAGCTGCGCGTGGAACTGAACGTGGGCACGCTGATGGTGGACGCCAATCTACCCGACAAGGCCTGGGTCTTCTTCGACAAGGCCCAGGATCTGGCGCGGCGGCATCGCCTGGACCGCTACCTGCCCTTGATCCTGGCCAACCTGGCCCGCATCCGGCAGGGCGACGGCATGCCCGGCGAGGCCCGCCTCCTGGCGGGCGAGGCTCTCGAGATCGGCCGACGCCTGGAACAGCAGGACGATTGGGTGCGCGAGGCCTGCCAGGAGATCCTGCAGACCCAGGAGGAGCAGGCCAAGGACGACTTCGGGCTGGTGGAGGCCCTCATCACCCAGCACGGCATCGTGGCCGTGTCGGCGATCATGCGCCGCATCCTGCACGACGTGCAGGCCCTGGCCGCCTCCGATCTGCCCGTGTTGGTCCTGGGCGAGACGGGGACGGGCAAGGAGCTGGTGGCACGGGCCCTCCACAACGCCGGACCGCGCCGCGCCGCGCCCTTCGTGCCGGTCAACTGCCCGGCCATACCCGAGACCCTCTTCGAGAGCACCCTCTTCGGCCACGTGCGGGGCGCCTTCACCGGAGCCGACCAGGACCGCAAGGGGCTGGTCGAGCTGGCGGGGGAGGGGAGCATCTTCCTGGACGAGATCGGCGACCTGCCGCTCTCCATCCAGCCCAAGCTCCTGCGCTTCCTGGAGAGCGGCGAGTATCAGCGCATGGGAAGCGGCCAGGTGCATTACTCCAATGCGCGGATCATCTCCGCCACCAACCGCGACCTGGGTGAGTTGACGGCGCAGCGCCAGTTCCGAGACGACCTCATCATGCGCATCAGCGCCTTCCGCGTGGAGCTGCCGGCGCTGCGGGACAGGCGGGAGGATGTCTACTTCATCGCCTCAAGCATGCTGGAGCGGCTCAACCGCCAGCATGGCACGGACAAGTGCCTGTCCACGGACGCCATGCAGGCCTTGAACGAGCACGCCTTCCCCGGCAATGTGCGCGAGCTGCGCAATGCCGTGACACGGGGCTACCAAACCGCGCGCCGGGAGATCGAGGCGGAGGACCTGGGCCTGCCCGCGCCGCGGACGAAGGCCACGCCGGCGCAGCAGGGGAGCGGGTGTCAGGAGGCCTGGCTGACCGATCTGCTGGGGCGCATCCGGGGTGACTCCACCCTCAACCTGGAGGAGGCGCTGCAGGGACTGGAGAAACGGCTCATCCTGCACGCCCTCGAGTGCCGCGCCGGGAACCGCGACCGCGCGGCAGAGGACCTGGGCCTGAGCGCCCGGGCCCTGAAGTACAAGATCGCCAAGCACGGCATCCATTCACGCAAGCTGCGCCTGGGGGATGGCCCGGCCGGACTTGAGCAGGAGACGTCGCCATGA
- a CDS encoding FkbM family methyltransferase, translated as MGKCVRSLAYLAQRHLLRRPRLSARADEFGLVLRFKTADVMGRHIYKYGVYEEGISRFLLANLTLEPGDCFIDAGANIGWYSLLLARHLPAGVRGLAFEPDPDTFALLEENLRGNGAVAVAAKRLALSDEAGRRTLYRYADKNTGRNSLLPINTHGQVEIEAARLDETIRREGLDPVRIRFLKVDVEGYEPMVLRGMGELLGRVPLILSEYSPRYMRRGGLDPALYLDLLYGAGYEAWTFAEEGLRPVARAALERCTANTNLLWLGAAPLHPPLRRDPRRSA; from the coding sequence ATGGGCAAGTGCGTGCGCTCCCTCGCCTACCTGGCCCAGCGGCACCTGCTGCGCCGCCCCCGGCTGAGCGCCCGCGCCGATGAGTTCGGCCTCGTCCTCCGCTTCAAGACCGCCGACGTGATGGGCCGCCATATCTACAAGTACGGCGTCTACGAGGAAGGGATCAGCCGCTTCCTCCTGGCCAACCTGACGTTGGAGCCCGGCGACTGCTTCATCGACGCCGGCGCCAACATCGGCTGGTACTCCCTGCTGCTGGCCCGGCACCTGCCCGCCGGCGTGCGCGGCCTGGCCTTCGAACCGGACCCGGACACCTTCGCCCTGCTCGAGGAGAATCTGCGCGGCAACGGGGCGGTGGCGGTGGCGGCAAAGCGCCTGGCCCTTTCCGATGAAGCCGGCCGGCGCACGCTCTACCGCTATGCCGACAAGAACACGGGGCGCAATTCCCTGCTGCCCATCAACACGCACGGGCAGGTGGAGATCGAGGCGGCGCGCCTGGACGAGACGATCCGCCGCGAGGGCCTGGACCCCGTCCGCATCCGCTTTCTCAAGGTGGACGTGGAAGGCTACGAGCCGATGGTCCTGCGCGGCATGGGCGAGCTGCTGGGCCGCGTCCCGCTCATCCTCTCCGAGTACTCGCCCCGCTACATGCGGCGCGGCGGGCTGGACCCCGCCCTATACCTGGACCTGCTGTATGGAGCCGGCTACGAGGCGTGGACCTTTGCCGAAGAGGGTCTGCGACCGGTGGCGCGCGCCGCCCTGGAGCGCTGCACGGCCAACACCAACCTGCTCTGGCTGGGCGCCGCCCCGCTCCATCCGCCCTTGCGGCGGGATCCGCGCCGGTCGGCTTGA
- a CDS encoding 2-oxoacid:ferredoxin oxidoreductase subunit beta: MSLPESAAPRPALAPKDYKRDLKPVWCPGCGDFGVVNALYKTLSDLGLERHNTALVSGIGCSSRLPGYVAAYGFNALHGRALTLATGTKLANSKVTTIVAGGDGDGFAIGMGHFPHAARRNLDMTYILMDNRIYGLTKGQLSPTSEPDIITKTSTMGNIERPIDPVAMALATGVTFIARTVSTNIKHMTEMFTRAIRHSGFSFVQVLSPCVTFRGKTQYKDYQGDGVTYLDQVGHNHEDFQSALAVANSGDAYQLGIIWHVHTESFGLRYARLREAFKQDKSPELLDVVNDFLP, translated from the coding sequence ATGAGCTTGCCTGAGAGCGCGGCGCCCAGGCCCGCCCTGGCGCCCAAGGACTACAAACGCGACCTCAAGCCCGTCTGGTGCCCCGGCTGCGGGGATTTCGGCGTGGTCAACGCCCTTTACAAGACCCTGTCCGACCTGGGGCTGGAGCGGCACAACACGGCCCTCGTCTCGGGCATCGGCTGCTCCAGCCGCTTGCCGGGCTACGTGGCGGCCTACGGCTTCAACGCCCTGCACGGCCGCGCCCTCACGCTGGCCACCGGCACCAAACTGGCCAATTCCAAGGTGACCACCATCGTGGCGGGCGGCGACGGCGACGGCTTCGCCATCGGCATGGGCCATTTCCCGCACGCGGCGCGCCGCAACCTGGACATGACCTACATCCTGATGGACAACCGCATCTATGGCCTGACCAAGGGCCAGCTCTCGCCCACCAGCGAGCCGGACATCATCACCAAGACGAGCACGATGGGCAACATCGAGCGTCCCATCGATCCGGTGGCGATGGCGTTGGCCACGGGCGTGACCTTCATCGCCCGCACCGTGTCCACCAACATCAAGCACATGACGGAGATGTTCACGCGGGCCATCCGCCACAGCGGCTTCTCCTTCGTCCAGGTGCTCAGCCCCTGCGTCACCTTCCGCGGCAAGACCCAGTACAAGGACTACCAGGGCGACGGCGTGACCTACCTGGACCAGGTGGGGCACAACCATGAGGACTTCCAGTCCGCCCTGGCCGTGGCCAACAGCGGGGACGCCTATCAGCTGGGGATCATCTGGCACGTCCACACGGAAAGTTTCGGCCTGCGTTACGCCCGCCTGCGGGAGGCGTTCAAGCAGGACAAGAGTCCCGAACTGCTGGACGTCGTCAACGACTTCCTGCCCTGA
- a CDS encoding 2-oxoacid:acceptor oxidoreductase subunit alpha, translating into MECRDLTLAIVGSGGDGVISAGEIIVKAAAAEGLHCFLLKSFGPQIRGGESSCKIRLAMDPLLSIGELTQILLCYSWADFKRFREEIRLAPDAVLISDTDDKAGEDLPIKILGSQTWIKCPLNRLASVGIGNALTKNIVSLGVLEGFFRLPEKGIAGQITKRFSKKKQDLIDLNLGAIAVGRKWAEDYLEQFPQELPHFAPFTPSEANLVLTGNEACSMGALWSGVKFFAGYPITPASDIMEWLERRLPRFDGTMIQAEDEIASAGMAIGASFAGVKAMTATSGPGIALMSEMIGLASMAEIPLVVVNVQRGGPSTGIPTKTSQSDLLQACYCTHGDAPHVVLAAVDVKDCAFITTQAFYISEKYQIPVIVLLDQFVGQRMESVPRRDLLEKGIEEGWIRKCDRLAPDPAALAESRYLRYQLTENGVSPMSFPGIENADYIASGIEHNELGYPVSDVDIHRTMHAKRYRKLDFIKEEMRFMRHYGDPKARIGLLVWGSSKGPARQAMLQAEEEGIATRMLIPSCLMPLHGETVQAFIDSCDKVIVSDSSYSAQFLTYLRTQVVIPTDKLVDLHYVDGMPLPVRELKAKIKEVHHELA; encoded by the coding sequence GTGGAATGCCGTGACCTGACCCTGGCGATCGTCGGCTCCGGTGGCGACGGCGTGATCAGCGCCGGCGAGATCATCGTGAAGGCGGCGGCGGCCGAGGGTCTGCATTGTTTCCTGCTCAAGAGCTTCGGACCGCAGATCCGGGGCGGCGAGTCGTCCTGCAAGATCCGTCTGGCGATGGATCCCCTGCTCAGCATCGGCGAGCTGACCCAGATCCTGCTCTGCTACAGTTGGGCGGACTTCAAGCGCTTCCGCGAGGAGATCCGCCTGGCCCCCGACGCCGTGCTCATCTCCGATACCGACGACAAGGCGGGCGAGGATCTGCCCATCAAGATCCTGGGCAGCCAGACCTGGATCAAGTGTCCCCTCAACCGGCTGGCCAGCGTCGGGATCGGCAACGCGCTGACCAAGAACATCGTCTCCCTGGGTGTGCTGGAGGGTTTCTTCCGCTTGCCGGAGAAGGGCATCGCCGGCCAGATCACCAAACGATTCTCCAAGAAGAAGCAGGACCTGATCGACCTAAACCTGGGCGCCATCGCGGTGGGCCGCAAGTGGGCCGAGGACTACCTCGAGCAGTTCCCCCAGGAACTGCCCCACTTCGCGCCCTTCACCCCCAGCGAGGCCAACCTGGTCCTCACGGGCAACGAGGCCTGCTCCATGGGCGCCCTCTGGAGCGGCGTCAAGTTTTTCGCCGGCTATCCCATCACGCCGGCCTCGGACATCATGGAATGGCTGGAGCGCCGCCTGCCCCGCTTTGACGGCACCATGATCCAGGCCGAGGATGAGATCGCCTCCGCCGGCATGGCCATCGGCGCCTCCTTCGCCGGCGTCAAGGCGATGACCGCCACCTCAGGCCCCGGCATCGCCCTCATGAGCGAGATGATCGGCCTGGCCAGCATGGCGGAGATTCCGCTGGTGGTGGTCAACGTGCAGCGGGGCGGCCCCTCCACGGGCATCCCCACCAAGACAAGCCAGAGCGACCTCCTGCAGGCCTGCTACTGCACGCACGGCGACGCCCCGCACGTGGTCCTGGCCGCCGTGGATGTGAAGGACTGCGCCTTCATCACGACCCAGGCCTTCTACATCAGCGAGAAGTACCAGATCCCCGTCATCGTGCTGCTCGACCAGTTCGTGGGGCAGCGCATGGAGTCCGTGCCCCGGCGCGACCTGCTGGAGAAGGGGATCGAGGAGGGCTGGATCCGCAAGTGCGACCGGCTGGCCCCGGATCCCGCCGCGCTGGCCGAATCCCGCTACCTGCGCTACCAGCTGACCGAGAACGGCGTCTCGCCCATGAGCTTCCCGGGCATCGAGAACGCCGACTACATCGCCAGCGGCATCGAGCACAACGAACTGGGCTACCCCGTCTCCGACGTGGACATCCACCGCACCATGCACGCCAAGCGCTATCGCAAGCTGGACTTCATCAAGGAAGAAATGCGCTTCATGCGCCACTACGGGGATCCCAAGGCGCGCATCGGCCTGCTCGTCTGGGGCAGCTCCAAGGGACCGGCCCGCCAGGCCATGCTCCAGGCCGAGGAGGAGGGCATCGCCACGCGCATGCTCATCCCCAGCTGTCTGATGCCCCTGCACGGCGAGACGGTGCAGGCCTTCATCGACTCCTGCGACAAGGTGATCGTGTCGGATTCCAGCTACAGCGCGCAGTTCCTCACTTATCTGCGCACCCAGGTCGTCATTCCGACCGACAAGCTGGTGGACCTGCATTACGTGGACGGCATGCCTCTCCCGGTGCGGGAGCTGAAGGCGAAAATCAAGGAGGTGCACCATGAGCTTGCCTGA
- a CDS encoding NADH-quinone oxidoreductase subunit N: MDFTQATAHAIDSLGAFIPELALTATLLLVLLADLLVGRGRALSGDHPAGRLPGLVAVAGLLVSAGAAWCQLGQEPRLIFFDMLAADSLAAFLKLLFALSTALIVLASFRLRHQGELLVLLLAAVLGMDLLAGSRNLLMVVVALEMVSIMSYVLAGFDRNDPRSGEAALKYMVFGSMASGALVFGASWLFGLTGTLDLLGIQQALAHGGADALTLLLAALLVLAGIGYKIAMVPVHFWCPDVYDGAPTPVTTFFSVGPKAAGIVLLIRFLFPSLAGGAPLTATLAGGFDPLFLVAILAAFTMTLGNLAAIGQTRVKRLLAYSSIAHAGYLLTGVVLATPEGLSAVMFYLVVYLFMNYGAFLLVDAVGQMRGGEDLAAFAGLGRRHPALAFAMTVFLVSLVGLPPVAGFIGKLVLFGEVVRGGWYWLVTLAVLNSVVSLYYYFSVVKAMWFEDGAQTAERGPLPALHAGLIAGLCALTLFFGVYWQPLVDLADASIARLI, from the coding sequence ATGGACTTCACCCAGGCCACCGCCCATGCCATCGACAGCCTGGGCGCCTTCATCCCCGAGCTGGCGCTGACGGCTACCTTGCTCCTCGTGCTGCTGGCGGACCTGCTCGTCGGCCGCGGCCGCGCCCTCAGCGGGGACCATCCCGCCGGCCGCCTGCCCGGCCTGGTCGCCGTGGCCGGCCTGCTCGTCTCGGCGGGGGCGGCCTGGTGCCAGCTGGGCCAGGAGCCTCGCCTCATCTTCTTCGACATGCTGGCGGCGGACTCCCTGGCCGCCTTCCTCAAGCTGCTCTTCGCGCTGTCCACCGCCCTCATCGTGCTCGCCTCCTTCCGCCTGCGGCACCAGGGGGAGCTGCTCGTCCTGCTGCTGGCCGCCGTGCTGGGCATGGACCTGCTGGCCGGCAGCCGCAACCTTCTGATGGTGGTGGTCGCCCTCGAAATGGTCTCCATCATGAGCTACGTGCTGGCCGGCTTCGATCGCAACGATCCGCGCAGCGGCGAGGCGGCGCTGAAGTACATGGTCTTCGGCAGCATGGCCTCGGGCGCCCTCGTCTTCGGCGCCAGCTGGCTCTTCGGCCTGACCGGCACGCTGGATCTGCTGGGCATCCAGCAGGCGCTGGCCCACGGCGGGGCCGACGCCCTCACCTTGTTGCTGGCCGCCCTCCTCGTGCTGGCCGGCATCGGCTACAAGATCGCCATGGTGCCCGTCCACTTCTGGTGTCCCGACGTCTACGACGGCGCCCCCACGCCGGTGACCACTTTTTTCAGCGTGGGCCCCAAGGCGGCGGGCATCGTCCTTCTCATCCGTTTCCTCTTCCCCTCGCTCGCGGGCGGCGCGCCGCTGACCGCCACCCTGGCCGGCGGCTTCGACCCGCTCTTCCTGGTGGCCATCCTCGCCGCCTTCACCATGACCCTGGGCAACCTGGCGGCCATCGGCCAGACGCGTGTCAAGCGCCTGCTCGCCTACAGTTCCATCGCCCACGCCGGCTACCTGCTGACGGGCGTGGTGCTGGCCACGCCCGAGGGCCTCTCCGCCGTCATGTTCTACCTCGTCGTCTACCTCTTCATGAACTACGGGGCCTTCCTCCTGGTGGACGCCGTGGGCCAGATGCGGGGCGGCGAGGACCTGGCCGCCTTCGCCGGACTGGGGCGCCGCCACCCGGCCCTGGCCTTCGCCATGACCGTCTTCCTCGTCAGCCTGGTGGGGCTGCCCCCGGTGGCGGGCTTCATCGGCAAGCTGGTCCTCTTCGGCGAGGTGGTGCGCGGCGGCTGGTACTGGCTGGTCACGCTGGCCGTGCTCAACTCGGTTGTGTCGCTTTACTACTATTTCAGCGTGGTCAAGGCGATGTGGTTCGAGGACGGCGCCCAGACGGCTGAACGGGGGCCCCTGCCCGCCCTCCATGCCGGCCTCATCGCCGGGTTGTGTGCCCTGACCCTGTTCTTCGGTGTATACTGGCAACCGCTGGTGGATCTGGCGGACGCCTCTATCGCCCGGTTGATCTGA
- a CDS encoding NADH-quinone oxidoreductase subunit M, with product MMEQWVLTLMTFVPLLGAAVITFLPKDRHDLIRWTAAAFALVPLVLAGWIWQTFDRGAVGVDNLAGFQYVVRLDWIPGYNIQYFMGVDGLSAPMVLLTALLSFLCIFASWGITKQVKGYFALFLLLETGMMGTFVSLDFILFYVFWEVMLLPMYFLIGIWGGPRREYAAIKFFLYTLAGSVLMLVGILALYFQGGHTFDLLQLMAQARDFANPALTIFGLNFAKVIFVAFFIGFAIKVPVWPFHTWLPDAHVEAPTAVSVILAGVLLKMGTYGLMRISLPIFPGAMQHFALAIGILGVVNILYGAFCAMAQDDLKKLVAYSSVSHMGFVMLGLAALTHQGMTGAALQMFNHGTITAMMFLLVGVIYDRAHHRQITGFGGIGVVMPIYTGVAMFAFFASMGLPGLSGFISELMVFLGAFQTWKLLTVLAALGIILTAGYLLWMIKRVFLGALNEKYRDLPEINGRELFTLVPIGLIVLYLGINPNPVIDLMDDATVRLVELVTTF from the coding sequence ATGATGGAACAGTGGGTCCTGACGCTGATGACCTTCGTGCCGCTGCTGGGTGCGGCCGTCATCACCTTCCTGCCCAAGGATCGGCACGACCTGATCCGCTGGACGGCCGCGGCCTTCGCCCTGGTGCCGCTGGTGCTGGCGGGGTGGATCTGGCAGACCTTCGACCGCGGCGCGGTGGGGGTGGACAACCTGGCCGGCTTCCAGTACGTGGTGCGCCTGGACTGGATCCCCGGCTACAACATCCAATACTTCATGGGCGTGGACGGCCTCTCGGCGCCCATGGTCCTGCTCACGGCGCTGCTCTCCTTCCTCTGCATCTTCGCCTCGTGGGGGATCACCAAGCAGGTGAAGGGCTACTTCGCCCTCTTCCTCCTGCTGGAGACGGGGATGATGGGCACCTTCGTCAGCCTGGATTTCATCCTCTTCTACGTCTTCTGGGAAGTCATGCTGCTGCCCATGTACTTCCTCATCGGCATCTGGGGGGGGCCGCGGCGCGAGTACGCCGCCATCAAGTTCTTCCTCTACACCCTGGCCGGCTCCGTCCTGATGCTGGTGGGCATCCTGGCCCTCTACTTCCAGGGCGGCCACACCTTCGACCTCCTGCAGCTGATGGCCCAGGCGCGGGACTTCGCCAACCCGGCCCTCACCATTTTCGGCCTGAACTTCGCCAAGGTGATCTTCGTCGCCTTCTTCATCGGCTTCGCCATCAAGGTGCCGGTCTGGCCCTTCCACACCTGGCTGCCCGACGCCCACGTGGAGGCCCCCACCGCCGTCTCCGTCATCCTGGCCGGCGTGCTGCTCAAGATGGGCACCTACGGCCTCATGCGGATCAGCCTGCCCATCTTCCCCGGCGCCATGCAGCACTTCGCCCTGGCCATCGGCATCCTGGGCGTGGTCAACATCCTCTACGGCGCCTTCTGCGCCATGGCGCAGGACGACCTCAAGAAGCTGGTGGCCTACAGCTCCGTCTCCCACATGGGCTTCGTCATGCTGGGCCTGGCCGCCCTGACCCACCAGGGCATGACGGGCGCCGCCCTGCAGATGTTCAACCACGGCACGATCACGGCCATGATGTTCCTCCTGGTGGGCGTCATCTACGATCGCGCCCACCATCGCCAGATCACCGGCTTCGGCGGCATCGGCGTCGTCATGCCCATCTACACGGGCGTGGCCATGTTCGCCTTCTTCGCCTCCATGGGCCTGCCCGGGCTCTCGGGCTTCATCTCGGAGCTGATGGTCTTCCTGGGCGCCTTCCAGACCTGGAAGCTGCTCACCGTCCTGGCCGCCCTCGGCATCATCCTCACCGCCGGCTACCTGTTGTGGATGATCAAGCGGGTCTTCCTGGGAGCCTTGAACGAGAAGTACCGCGACCTGCCGGAGATCAACGGGCGCGAACTCTTCACCCTGGTGCCCATCGGCCTCATCGTGCTCTACCTGGGCATCAACCCCAATCCGGTCATCGACCTGATGGACGACGCCACCGTGCGCCTGGTCGAGCTGGTCACGACCTTCTAA